A single region of the Ascaphus truei isolate aAscTru1 chromosome 6, aAscTru1.hap1, whole genome shotgun sequence genome encodes:
- the SERINC2 gene encoding serine incorporator 2 has protein sequence MGACLGVCSLLSCASCLCGTAPCLLCGCCPSTKSSTASRLVFAIFLLLGTLVACIMIIPGVEVGLQKLPWFCTSSTTITGSVNCDVLLGHQAVYRMCFALAAFFFLFIILMICVRSSRDPRAAVQNGFWFFKFLILVGITVGAFFIPNGAFTTVWYYFGMVGGFFFILVQLILIIDFAHSWSQSWLQRADDGNTRCWYAVLLICTVLLYAASIIAVVFLFIYYTKGGDCAHNKAFISLNLIFCIIISIVSILPKVQDAQPHSGLLQASVITLYTMYVTWSAMANVPDRNCNPTLLAFVTNGTTSASASSPAAQWWDAPSIVGLVIFILSTLFISIRSSNNPHVNRLMQTEDSSTEGGCPSSEEGVHQAYDNEEDGVSYNYSFFHFCLFLASLYIMMTLTNWYLPGSSVASLTSPWSAVWVKISSSWVGLLLYLWTLLAPLILSNRDFN, from the exons GCCTCATGTCTGTGTGGCACAGCTCCATGCCTTCTCTGCGGCTGCTGCCCATCTACCAAGAGCTCCACCGCCAGCCGCCTGGTCTTCGCCATCTTCCTTCTCCTGGGGACACTGGTAGCCTGCATCATGATCATCCCGGGAGTGGAAGTCGGTCTTCAAAAG cttcCGTGGTTCTGCACCTCTTCCACGACCATCACAGGCTCCGTGAACTGTGACGTCCTCTTGGGTCACCAGGCCGTGTACCGCATGTGCTTCGCTCTGGCTGCATTCTTCTTCCTCTTCATCATATTAATGATCTGCGTGAGGAGCAGCCGGGACCCGCGGGCAGCGGTGCAGAACGG GTTTTGGTTCTTTAAGTTCCTGATTTTGGTTGGGATCACGGTCGGGGCTTTCTTTATTCCCAATGGAGCTTTCACCACAG TGTGGTATTACTTCGGCATGGTGGGCGGGTTCTTCTTCATCCTGGTTCAGCTCATCCTCATCATCGACTTCGCTCACTCATGGAGTCAGTCGTGGCTGCAGCGGGCGGATGACGGTAACACCAGGTGCTGGTATGCAG TTCTCCTGATATGCACAGTCCTGCTCTATGCCGCCTCCATCATCGCCGTTGTGTTCCTGTTCATTTATTACACCAAAGGCGGAGACTGCGCCCACAACAAGGCCTTCATCAGCCTCAACCTCATCTTCTGCATCATCATTTCCATTGTGTCCATCTTGCCCAAGGTCCAG GATGCTCAGCCACACTCTGGATTGCTGCAGGCGTCGGTCATCACCCTGTACACGATGTATGTCACCTGGTCGGCCATGGCTAATGTGCCAG ACAGGAACTGTAATCCCACCCTGCTGGCTTTTGTCACCAACGGGACCACATCTGCGTCGGCATCGTCCCCTGCGGCTCAGTGGTGGGACGCTCCCAGTATCGTGGGACTCGTCATATTCATTCTCTCTACCCTATTCATAAG CATCCGCTCCTCTAACAACCCCCATGTGAACAGGCTGATGCAGACAGAGGATAGCTCCACAGAGGGGGGGTGCCCCAGCTCTGAAGAGGGGGTACACCAAGCATACGATAATGAGGAGGATGGAGTGTCCTACAATTACAGCTTCTTCCACTTCTGCCTCTTCCTCGCCTCCCTGTACATCATGATGACTCTCACCAACTGGTACCT gcctggCTCCTCTGTGGCGTCCCTGACCAGCCCCTGGTCTGCAGTTTGGGTGAAGATCTCCTCCAGTTGGGTCGGCCTCCTCCTCTACCTATGGACTCTACTCGCGCCCCTCATCCTTTCCAACCGAGACTTCAACTAA